A section of the Arabiibacter massiliensis genome encodes:
- a CDS encoding 5'-nucleotidase C-terminal domain-containing protein, giving the protein MRNDFPRRRLTLLASAIAVALAAALPLSTALAEPAASAKHPAGTVAQTERGPAFVPFDGAAYNPNAGIATFAAPPEKYDLRDTGDVAGVKNQGVYNDCWAFGTLSSLESNLLKTGKATGGIDLAERHLAWFAYHGTDDSDGESLWAAGDTFVTKSGKDAYAQGGTRDKAAATLMRGYGAVEEAAAPHQAEAGMGGLDDSLRTRSDIRAQNVYYLPEVNVFTYNEATGGYDHARDASAVDAVKTAIMEHGAVDAAYFSLSQGDESSLFWNHENNAYYCAYPYRPHQTAAQVSNHQVTIVGWDDGFEKEKFPAVFSAPAGDGAWIVKNSWGEDWGDGGCFYLSYYDTTLCDLTSYVAEDATYATGGAEHAYDGIYQYDGAGMGDGWWYSDTAMRFANVFEARGNERVSAVGALVNEAGSTIDVAVYKNPSSVVPNTGRLDPASGELMWSTSQTLDYAGYRTFELGDAAFEVEPGDTFSIVSTVRFADGAYQISAECDDGSYELADTACEPGQSYYADAATGIDTWYDLALDDMGDEGDSYNFWFNNATLKAYTVQAPQPFAILHTNDVHCGVDEAFDKETGEATSIGYAGVAAAKKEAEAAFGAGNVALVDAGDAVQGKPIGTLSKGEHLVDIMNQVGYDVAAPGNHEFDYGMDRLRFLAGKANATYTSCNFDNLATGATEFAPYVMESYGPTKVAYVGITTPETLTASNPAHFKDADGNLVYGFCQDETGRALYGRVQQTVDDARAAGADYVVALAHLGEKGVAAQWRASAVIANTSGIDVVIDGHSHERYEKRVANANGEEVMLAQTGTQLQTYGKIVIDPVSDTVTAELVKPPAAQDAGTAAFIQGIEDELAKTLDVVAARSEVRLRALEDDGFTWAVRTRETNLGDLVADSFRAALGADIGLINGGGIRSDVAPGDITYGDAIAVLPFANALCMVEASGQAVLDALEMGVRNLPEPSGSFLQTSGLSFEVRTDIPSPVKLDAQGAFAGVEGPRRVQNVLTNGHPLDPDATYRVASITYLLRDGGDGLSMFKDAKVLVAEQGLDYEALISYLQGELGGVVAADSAYANENGAGRIVVKSGPDPAPQPQPEAEPGGKALAPTGDPTAPAAAAAGALALCALAALVVNGRPRHPIVERIRQRTAK; this is encoded by the coding sequence ATGAGAAACGACTTCCCGCGCCGCCGCCTCACGCTTCTCGCCAGCGCGATAGCCGTCGCGCTCGCTGCTGCGCTGCCCCTCTCGACCGCCCTCGCCGAACCTGCGGCATCCGCGAAGCATCCCGCGGGCACCGTCGCGCAAACCGAGCGGGGGCCCGCGTTCGTCCCGTTCGACGGTGCGGCGTACAACCCGAACGCGGGCATCGCAACGTTCGCCGCGCCGCCGGAGAAGTACGACCTGCGCGATACGGGCGACGTCGCCGGCGTGAAGAACCAGGGGGTCTACAACGACTGCTGGGCGTTCGGCACGCTGTCGTCGCTTGAGTCGAACCTGCTCAAAACGGGCAAAGCCACAGGCGGCATCGACCTCGCCGAGCGGCATCTGGCCTGGTTCGCCTACCACGGCACCGATGACAGCGACGGCGAGAGCCTGTGGGCGGCCGGCGACACGTTCGTCACCAAGAGCGGCAAGGACGCCTACGCGCAAGGCGGCACGCGGGACAAGGCCGCGGCCACGCTCATGCGCGGGTACGGCGCCGTCGAGGAGGCGGCCGCTCCTCATCAGGCCGAAGCGGGCATGGGCGGCCTGGACGACAGCCTGCGCACGCGCTCGGACATCCGGGCCCAAAACGTCTATTACCTGCCCGAGGTCAACGTCTTCACCTACAACGAGGCGACCGGAGGCTACGACCACGCGCGCGACGCCTCCGCCGTCGACGCCGTCAAGACCGCCATCATGGAGCACGGCGCGGTGGACGCGGCGTACTTCTCCTTAAGCCAAGGCGACGAGTCATCCCTCTTCTGGAACCACGAGAACAATGCCTACTATTGCGCATACCCGTACAGACCGCACCAAACCGCCGCGCAGGTGTCGAACCACCAGGTGACCATCGTCGGATGGGACGACGGCTTCGAGAAGGAGAAGTTCCCGGCAGTGTTCTCCGCCCCTGCAGGCGACGGCGCATGGATCGTCAAGAACAGCTGGGGCGAGGATTGGGGCGACGGGGGCTGCTTCTACCTGTCCTACTACGACACCACCCTGTGCGACCTCACGTCCTACGTGGCCGAGGACGCGACGTACGCGACGGGCGGCGCCGAGCACGCCTACGACGGCATCTACCAGTACGACGGCGCGGGCATGGGCGACGGATGGTGGTACAGCGACACGGCCATGCGGTTCGCCAACGTGTTCGAAGCGCGCGGCAACGAGCGCGTGAGCGCAGTGGGCGCCCTCGTGAACGAGGCGGGCAGCACCATCGACGTGGCCGTGTACAAGAACCCTTCGTCCGTCGTCCCCAATACGGGAAGGCTCGACCCTGCCAGCGGCGAGCTCATGTGGAGCACATCCCAGACCCTGGACTACGCGGGGTATCGCACCTTCGAGCTAGGCGATGCGGCGTTCGAGGTGGAGCCGGGCGACACGTTCTCAATCGTGTCCACCGTTCGGTTTGCGGATGGCGCGTACCAGATATCCGCCGAGTGCGACGACGGCTCGTACGAACTTGCAGACACAGCGTGCGAACCTGGCCAAAGCTATTACGCCGACGCAGCCACCGGCATCGACACCTGGTACGACCTCGCCCTCGACGACATGGGCGACGAGGGCGACAGCTACAACTTCTGGTTCAACAACGCCACGCTGAAGGCCTACACCGTTCAGGCGCCGCAGCCCTTCGCCATCCTGCACACCAACGACGTGCACTGCGGCGTGGACGAGGCCTTCGACAAGGAGACCGGCGAGGCGACGAGCATCGGCTACGCCGGGGTGGCCGCGGCCAAGAAGGAGGCCGAGGCTGCGTTCGGCGCGGGCAACGTGGCGCTCGTGGACGCGGGCGACGCCGTGCAGGGCAAGCCCATCGGCACGCTGTCGAAAGGCGAGCACCTAGTGGACATCATGAACCAGGTAGGCTACGACGTGGCCGCGCCCGGCAACCACGAGTTCGACTACGGCATGGACCGGCTGCGCTTCCTCGCAGGCAAGGCGAACGCGACGTACACGTCGTGCAACTTCGACAACCTGGCGACCGGCGCGACCGAGTTCGCCCCTTACGTGATGGAGTCCTACGGGCCCACGAAGGTGGCCTACGTGGGCATCACCACGCCCGAAACTCTGACGGCTTCCAACCCCGCCCACTTCAAGGACGCGGACGGCAACTTGGTCTACGGCTTCTGCCAGGACGAGACGGGGCGCGCGCTCTACGGCCGCGTGCAGCAAACCGTGGACGACGCGCGCGCCGCCGGGGCCGACTACGTGGTGGCCCTCGCCCACCTGGGCGAGAAGGGCGTCGCGGCGCAGTGGCGCGCGAGCGCGGTGATCGCGAACACCTCCGGCATCGACGTCGTCATCGACGGCCATTCGCACGAGCGCTACGAAAAGCGCGTTGCGAACGCGAACGGCGAGGAGGTGATGCTCGCCCAGACCGGCACGCAGCTGCAAACCTACGGGAAGATCGTGATCGATCCCGTGTCCGACACCGTGACGGCCGAGCTCGTGAAGCCGCCGGCCGCGCAGGACGCGGGCACCGCCGCCTTCATCCAGGGCATCGAGGACGAGCTGGCCAAAACGCTCGACGTGGTGGCGGCGCGCAGCGAGGTGAGGCTGCGCGCCCTTGAAGACGACGGGTTCACCTGGGCCGTGCGCACGCGCGAGACGAACCTGGGCGACCTCGTGGCCGACTCCTTCCGCGCGGCGCTCGGGGCCGACATCGGGCTGATAAACGGCGGGGGCATCCGCTCGGACGTGGCTCCCGGCGACATCACGTACGGCGATGCCATCGCGGTGCTGCCGTTCGCCAACGCGCTCTGCATGGTGGAGGCCAGCGGACAGGCCGTGCTCGACGCGCTCGAGATGGGCGTGCGCAACCTGCCCGAGCCGAGCGGCTCCTTCCTGCAGACCTCGGGCCTCTCCTTCGAGGTGCGCACCGATATCCCCTCGCCGGTGAAGCTGGATGCGCAGGGCGCTTTCGCAGGCGTCGAAGGGCCGCGTCGTGTGCAGAACGTGCTGACGAACGGGCATCCGCTTGATCCGGACGCCACCTACCGCGTCGCGTCCATCACGTACCTGCTGCGCGACGGCGGCGACGGCCTCTCGATGTTCAAGGACGCGAAGGTGCTGGTGGCGGAGCAGGGGCTCGACTACGAGGCGCTCATCTCGTACCTGCAAGGCGAGCTGGGCGGCGTCGTGGCCGCGGATTCCGCCTACGCGAACGAGAACGGCGCGGGTCGCATTGTGGTGAAGAGCGGGCCGGATCCCGCGCCGCAGCCGCAACCCGAGGCTGAGCCGGGCGGCAAAGCGCTCGCCCCCACCGGCGACCCCACGGCCCCCGCCGCCGCAGCCGCCGGCGCGCTCGCCCTCTGCGCCCTCGCCGCCCTCGTCGTCAACGGGCGACCAAGGCACCCCATCGTCGAGAGAATCCGCCAACGAACGGCAAAGTGA